The Rhodospirillaceae bacterium DNA window CGGCGCAGGGGCCGCAGTAGGAGAGGCCGTCGAGGACGGGGGTTCCACACTTCGTGCAGAGCCCGGCGGCGCGGCGTTGGGCATACTTGCGGCGGTCCTTGGCCCGGCGCTTCTCGTTGCAGGACGCGCAGATGGCGGCGCCCTCGACCGCCGGCGGCTTGCCGCAGCGAACGCAGAGTCCCGCCTCGTGCCACGCCTTCTTGCGCCGCCGGTGCCTCGCGCGGCTGGCTCGGCGCTTGGTGTCCGGGTCGGCCCCGCCGTAGGGTTTCCCGGCTGCCTTGCCCGCCGCGTATCGGGCGCGGTCCTCGATGCGGCGTTCCTCCAGGCATGGCTCGCAGGTCGCGCGGCCGGGCGCGGGCGCGCGCTTGCCGCAGGCGGTGCACAAGCCCTCGGCACGGCGGGTCTCGATCAGACGGCGGAAGCGCCCGCGCTCGTATTCGCGGGTCTTCTCGGGATCGCGGCGCGGAATGCCGGCGGCCCTGAGCCGCGCGTCCCTGGCCCGGCCGGCGGCGCGGTCCTTCTCCAGGCACGGCTCGCACTGGGTGCGCTCGGGCGCGGGCGCGCGCTTGCCGCATTTGAGGCAAAGGTTCTGGGCGGCGCGCTCGGCGGCGCGCCGGCGATGGCGGACGCGGTCGGCGGGCCGCTTCCTCGCGGCACACGGCTCGCACCGGGTACGTCCGGGCGCGGGCGGTTGGTTGCCACACTTCAGGCAGAGATTATTCGCGCGCCGCTCGGCGGTCTGGCGGTGGTAGCGGTCCAGATCGCGCGCCCGCCTGGCCAGGATATCGGGATCGACCATCGGCGTGTCCTCCCTGCCGGAGTCGGAATCGGAGCGGGGACGCCCGACCGTCGGTTGGCCGGCGGGACGTCCCCGGAAGGCCGGTCAGCCCCTCTGCTTGCGGTCGCACAGGAGCCCCGTCGCGACCGAACCCCAATATTGGATCCCGCTGCCGCGGATGCTGAGGCCGGTGCACACGATGATCTCGTTGCGCGCGGGCCGCAGCCCCAGGACGTCCTTCAGCGAGACGGTGGTGCGCTTCGCCTTGCGCCGGCTTTTCTTCGCAGGCTCGTCTGCGGGCATGCGGCGGATGTCGCCGTCGATCATCGCCTGGAAGCGCTCGACCACGTAGCGCTCGTCCTCGAGGCCGCGGGCGAGCAGGTGGGTGAGAAAGGTGCGGTCGGAATTGCCGGGAAGCGCCATGGCCGCGTTCATCGTGCCGTCTCCTTCGTGCCGGTGATGGAAAGCGGCAGCGGGGCGCCCTCCCCCGGACACTCCGCCGCCGCCCCGCTAACGGCCAAGCCCTCGCTCTCGCCGGCGCGGCGGCGCAGCCGCGCAACGCGGCGGCTCGGGGGAGTGCCGGGGGGATGGAAGACCCGGCGGAACTGTCCCGGCTGGCGGTGGCGGACGGCGGGATGCGGTCAGCGCGATTGACGGCTGAGGCTGGCCCGTCTAGGGATTGGACGACGGTTTCGGCAGCGCCGTTGCCGAACCGGGCGTCGGGCGGCGAGGCGCTCGCGATTGCGGACTGCAACCGTCATCGACCGCATGCCAAGGGAATGGGCCAATGAATAAATCGGATCTCATCGAGCGGGTGGCGGACGAGGCGGGGATGACGAAGCAGGTCACCGGAATTGCGGTCGAGGGGGTGTTCTCGGCGACCGCCGAGGGGCTCGCGCGCGGCGAGGACGTCACCGTCGTCGGGTTTGGCAAATTCTCCACGACCAGCAGGCCGGCCCGCACGGGCAGGAACCCGCGCACCGGCGAACCAGTACCGGTCGGGCCGTCGACGACGGTATCCTTCAAGGCCGGCAAGGCGCTGAAGGAGGCGCTGAACTGACACCGGCCGGCTGGCCGCGATCACCGCGCAGCCGGAAGGCACGAGGCTTGTGGGAGAATTGGAGCGATCCTGAGCGGCGTTTGGGAACACCTGAGAGGAAGACACCGGCAATGGCTGAATTTCATCTCGTCGAAAGCGCCTCGGCGCTGCACTACGGCCTGGAGGTTGAGGATGAAGACGATGGTGAAGTCCGGCGCGGCGATTGTCTGTTGATCCGGCTCGGGACGAGCGATGCTGGAACGGCCGAGGATCTGCCGCTGCCGGAGGATGCGCCGGCGCAGCCGGGGGAGCTGCTGCTGATTGTTACGCCCCAGGTGGCGATGGACCTCGGGGACGAGATTCGGAAGGCGCTCCGAGTCTGGCTCGACGCCACGGAAGACAATGGCTAGTGCCTCGATGAATCCGCAATCGTCGAGGGTTCGATTGGATGCCGTCGACTCCTTTCATACCGTACATTTATGTGAAGGGCTTGGGCGACGGCAGGGCCTTGAGGATGGG harbors:
- a CDS encoding HU family DNA-binding protein; amino-acid sequence: MNKSDLIERVADEAGMTKQVTGIAVEGVFSATAEGLARGEDVTVVGFGKFSTTSRPARTGRNPRTGEPVPVGPSTTVSFKAGKALKEALN